One Faecalicatena sp. Marseille-Q4148 DNA window includes the following coding sequences:
- a CDS encoding peptide ABC transporter substrate-binding protein, with protein sequence MKLKKIVTLALAGTMTLSMLAGCGSGSSDSKKTEVSTAGNTSGTSTGEDTQVLNIRTTAFGNNYDVQDMGWRWMMAACYSGLYRNVADESGEHFVLDGAEKVDVSEDGTVYTFHLRKDAKWSDGKPVTAHDYEYGWKRLLNPQYAYDYAVFIFNVVGAEEYYNGKGSADDVKAVALDDYTFEVTLKAADPTFTSKLVATPLYPTRQDVAEAAGDQWGKDWSLCVYNGPFCMTELVEDNKMVWTKNDNYWDKDNTKLNTINWFLVAEDSTAATMFDNGELDVLQTSGDYSTKYKKKADAGEVQLITADYPGTVSLAFDFKNGGKSKLMGNKKIREALAYSINREEMIEAVYGRYVPAYGFISPAITLDGESYREQVEEPMSASYKEYEGDTDKLQSLFKEGLKELGMNTDLSAVTITYLSYGSTVEESALREYLQQTWQQALGIKVELNTVGDYSLFTSERDAGNFDLYQSGWFSDYNDPLDYLSTFYAGQYESVSGGYNNSEYDALVDSLTGENDNAKRLEIYSQAEQILFDDCAMIPLYYSTKEYFLQPWVKDFRWSSFGASQEFYITYIEGRGK encoded by the coding sequence ATGAAATTGAAGAAAATTGTGACATTAGCGCTTGCGGGTACAATGACATTGTCTATGTTAGCAGGTTGCGGCAGTGGTTCTTCTGATTCAAAGAAAACGGAAGTGAGCACGGCAGGGAACACAAGTGGTACATCAACAGGAGAAGATACCCAAGTATTAAACATTAGAACGACGGCATTTGGAAACAACTATGATGTGCAAGACATGGGATGGCGTTGGATGATGGCGGCATGCTATTCTGGCTTGTATCGAAATGTGGCAGATGAATCAGGAGAGCATTTTGTGCTTGATGGGGCAGAAAAAGTAGATGTTTCAGAAGATGGAACAGTTTACACATTCCATTTAAGAAAAGATGCTAAATGGTCAGATGGAAAACCTGTAACAGCACATGACTATGAGTATGGCTGGAAGAGATTGTTGAATCCACAATATGCGTATGACTATGCTGTATTTATTTTTAATGTTGTGGGAGCAGAAGAGTATTACAATGGAAAGGGTAGTGCGGACGATGTAAAAGCAGTAGCATTAGATGACTATACTTTTGAAGTTACTTTAAAAGCTGCAGATCCTACGTTTACTTCTAAGCTAGTAGCTACACCATTATATCCAACAAGACAAGATGTTGCAGAAGCAGCAGGCGATCAGTGGGGAAAAGATTGGTCTCTCTGCGTTTATAATGGACCATTTTGTATGACTGAACTTGTAGAAGATAATAAAATGGTATGGACTAAAAATGATAATTACTGGGATAAAGATAATACAAAGTTGAATACTATTAATTGGTTTTTGGTAGCAGAAGATTCTACAGCAGCAACAATGTTTGACAATGGAGAACTGGATGTGTTGCAAACATCAGGTGACTACTCTACAAAATATAAGAAGAAAGCTGATGCAGGAGAAGTTCAATTAATTACTGCTGATTATCCGGGAACAGTTTCTCTGGCATTTGATTTTAAGAATGGCGGAAAATCCAAATTAATGGGAAATAAGAAGATTAGAGAAGCATTAGCATATAGTATCAATAGAGAAGAAATGATTGAAGCTGTATACGGAAGATATGTTCCAGCATATGGATTTATATCTCCTGCGATTACTCTTGATGGAGAATCATATCGTGAACAGGTAGAAGAACCAATGTCTGCTTCTTATAAAGAATATGAAGGTGATACAGATAAATTGCAGTCATTATTTAAAGAAGGCTTGAAAGAATTAGGTATGAATACGGATTTATCTGCAGTGACAATTACATATCTTTCTTACGGTTCAACGGTTGAAGAGAGTGCATTAAGAGAATATCTTCAGCAAACATGGCAGCAGGCACTCGGAATTAAAGTGGAATTGAATACAGTAGGTGATTATTCATTATTTACTTCTGAACGCGATGCAGGAAATTTTGATTTGTATCAAAGTGGTTGGTTTAGTGATTATAACGATCCACTGGATTATCTGAGTACATTTTATGCAGGACAATACGAGAGTGTTTCAGGCGGATACAATAATTCAGAGTATGATGCATTAGTTGACAGCTTAACTGGAGAAAATGATAATGCAAAACGTCTTGAA
- a CDS encoding ribonucleoside triphosphate reductase — translation MYQVIKRDGKIAEFDLNKISVAIAKAFDAQDKQSHPSIIDMLTLKVTADFEPKIKDGLIQVEEIQDSVENVLVQSGYSDVAKGYILYRKQREKIRNMKSTLLDYKDIVDSYVKVTDWRVKENSTVTYSVGGLILSNSGAITANYWLSEIYDEEIANAHRSGDIHIHDLSMLTGYCAGWSLKQLIQEGLGGIPGKITSAPAKHLSTLCNQMVNFLGIMQNEWAGAQAFSSFDTYLAPFVKTDHLTYEQVKKCIESFIYGVNTPSRWGTQAPFSNITLDWTVPNDLANLPAIVGGKEMEFTYGDCKKEMDMVNKAFIEIMIEGDANGRGFQYPIPTYSITSDFDWSDTENNRLLFEMTAKYGTPYFSNYINSDMEPSDVRSMCCRLRLDLRELRKKSGGFFGSGESTGSVGVVTINMPRIAYLSKSEEEFYHRLDRMMDIAARSLKIKRTIISRLLEEGLYPYTKRYLGTFDNHFSTIGLIGMNEAGLNADWLRADMTHECTQEFSKAVLNHMRERLSSYQEEYGDLYNLEATPAESTTYRFAKHDVEQYPDIITAAEPGGTPYYTNSSHLPVGFTEDIFDALDIQDELQTLYTSGTVFHAFLGEKLPDWKAAATLVRKIAENYKLPYYTISPTYSVCKDHGYLSGEQYSCPICGNKTEVYSRITGYYRPVQNWNDGKTQEFKERKVYNVLKSGMKGHTNAAQEETAEQCVKQICTEQMCPKSTEKVKTLLFTTKKCPNCSIARNTLEDAKIYYELVDAEEHKDLAKKYKVMQAPTLVVIRDGEVEKVANASNIRAYAEQI, via the coding sequence ATGTATCAGGTAATCAAACGTGATGGTAAGATCGCAGAATTTGATTTGAATAAAATATCAGTAGCAATTGCAAAAGCATTTGATGCACAGGATAAACAATCTCATCCAAGCATCATTGACATGCTCACGCTGAAAGTGACAGCAGACTTTGAACCGAAGATTAAAGATGGGTTAATCCAGGTAGAAGAGATTCAGGACAGTGTAGAAAATGTCCTTGTACAGTCAGGATATTCCGATGTGGCAAAGGGATATATTTTGTACCGCAAGCAGCGTGAGAAGATTCGCAATATGAAATCTACATTGCTTGACTATAAAGATATCGTGGACAGCTATGTGAAAGTAACAGACTGGAGAGTGAAGGAGAATTCCACAGTGACGTACTCTGTTGGAGGATTGATCCTCAGCAACTCCGGCGCGATTACTGCGAATTACTGGCTTTCAGAAATTTACGATGAGGAAATTGCCAATGCACACCGCAGCGGCGATATTCATATCCACGATCTTTCGATGCTGACAGGGTATTGTGCGGGATGGTCATTGAAACAGCTGATCCAAGAGGGATTAGGCGGTATTCCGGGAAAGATTACATCTGCTCCGGCGAAGCACTTGTCTACACTCTGCAATCAGATGGTAAACTTTCTTGGAATTATGCAGAATGAATGGGCGGGTGCGCAGGCATTCTCTTCCTTTGATACCTACCTTGCACCGTTCGTCAAGACAGATCATCTCACTTATGAACAGGTAAAGAAATGTATTGAATCCTTTATTTACGGGGTAAACACACCGAGCCGCTGGGGAACACAGGCGCCGTTTTCCAATATTACACTGGATTGGACAGTACCGAATGACCTGGCGAATCTTCCGGCGATCGTTGGCGGCAAGGAGATGGAGTTTACTTACGGAGACTGTAAGAAAGAAATGGATATGGTCAATAAGGCATTTATTGAGATTATGATTGAGGGAGATGCCAATGGAAGAGGATTCCAGTACCCGATTCCGACCTATTCGATCACAAGTGATTTTGACTGGTCCGATACAGAGAATAATCGTCTTTTGTTTGAAATGACAGCAAAATACGGCACACCGTATTTTTCTAATTATATTAACAGTGATATGGAACCGAGTGATGTGCGGAGTATGTGTTGCCGTCTGCGGCTGGATCTGAGAGAGCTCCGTAAGAAATCCGGAGGCTTTTTTGGAAGCGGCGAGAGTACAGGATCTGTCGGTGTTGTAACGATTAATATGCCAAGAATCGCATATTTGTCAAAGAGTGAGGAAGAGTTTTATCATCGTCTTGACCGGATGATGGATATTGCAGCAAGATCTTTAAAGATTAAGCGGACAATTATTTCCAGACTGTTGGAGGAAGGATTGTATCCATACACGAAGCGTTATCTCGGAACATTTGATAATCATTTCTCAACCATCGGTCTGATCGGTATGAATGAGGCAGGGCTGAATGCAGACTGGCTTCGTGCAGATATGACTCATGAATGTACACAGGAATTTTCAAAAGCGGTGTTAAATCATATGAGAGAGCGCCTTTCTTCTTATCAGGAGGAGTACGGAGATCTCTATAATCTGGAAGCAACACCGGCGGAATCAACAACTTATCGGTTTGCAAAACATGATGTGGAGCAGTATCCGGATATCATTACGGCAGCTGAACCGGGCGGAACACCGTACTATACGAACAGTTCACATTTACCGGTTGGTTTTACAGAGGATATTTTTGATGCGCTCGATATCCAGGATGAGCTGCAGACGCTTTACACATCCGGAACGGTATTCCATGCATTCCTCGGAGAAAAGCTTCCGGATTGGAAGGCGGCAGCAACGCTTGTCCGCAAAATTGCAGAGAATTATAAATTGCCGTACTATACGATTTCACCGACATATTCTGTATGTAAGGATCATGGCTATTTGAGTGGAGAACAGTATTCATGTCCGATTTGTGGAAACAAAACAGAAGTATATAGTCGTATTACCGGATATTATCGTCCGGTGCAGAACTGGAATGACGGAAAAACGCAGGAATTTAAAGAGCGTAAAGTCTATAATGTGTTAAAATCCGGCATGAAAGGGCACACAAATGCTGCGCAAGAAGAGACGGCAGAGCAGTGTGTAAAGCAGATTTGTACAGAGCAGATGTGTCCGAAAAGTACAGAGAAGGTGAAAACACTTCTTTTTACAACAAAGAAATGTCCGAATTGCAGTATTGCCAGAAATACGCTGGAAGATGCAAAGATCTATTATGAGTTAGTCGATGCGGAAGAACATAAAGATCTTGCAAAGAAGTATAAAGTGATGCAGGCGCCGACACTTGTTGTAATCCGTGATGGAGAGGTCGAAAAAGTGGCCAATGCATCCAATATCAGAGCGTACGCAGAGCAGATTTAA
- a CDS encoding anaerobic ribonucleoside-triphosphate reductase activating protein codes for MKISGLQKLTLLDYPEKAACTIFTCGCNFRCPFCHNASLVTHTEDAGKLAEEKLMAFLEKRRGILDGVCITGGEPLLWDDLDCLLAKIKELGYLIKLDTNGSSPKRLKELAQKGLIDYVAMDIKNARERYGETIGIPGYDTSAVEQSAKWLLEGHLPYEFRTTIVREFHKKEDISRIGEWLFGAEKYYLQKFEDSEDVIEQGLHSHTDQWMKEAGELAAKYMKNVYLRGIV; via the coding sequence ATGAAAATCAGTGGACTTCAGAAACTGACACTGTTAGATTATCCGGAAAAGGCAGCATGTACGATCTTTACATGCGGATGTAATTTCCGATGTCCGTTCTGTCATAACGCATCACTTGTAACACATACGGAAGATGCGGGTAAGCTTGCGGAAGAAAAGTTAATGGCATTTTTGGAGAAGAGAAGGGGAATTTTGGACGGTGTTTGTATTACCGGAGGAGAACCGCTTCTCTGGGATGACTTAGATTGTTTGTTGGCGAAGATAAAAGAACTCGGATACCTTATTAAACTGGATACAAACGGAAGTTCCCCAAAGCGACTGAAAGAACTGGCGCAAAAGGGACTGATTGATTATGTCGCTATGGATATTAAAAATGCAAGGGAGCGTTATGGAGAGACAATAGGAATTCCGGGATATGATACCTCTGCGGTAGAGCAATCAGCAAAATGGCTCTTGGAGGGACATCTTCCCTATGAATTTAGAACAACTATTGTCAGAGAATTTCATAAAAAAGAAGATATTTCCAGAATCGGAGAATGGCTTTTTGGGGCAGAAAAATACTATCTTCAGAAGTTTGAAGACTCGGAAGACGTGATAGAACAAGGGCTTCACAGTCATACAGATCAATGGATGAAAGAGGCGGGAGAGCTTGCGGCGAAGTACATGAAGAATGTATATTTGCGCGGAATTGTATAA
- a CDS encoding glycyl radical protein produces MEERGMNARIKNLRRRSLDTAAHIDMERARIETETYKQYEGAVSIPELRALVLKEYFSKKTLYIGEGELIVGEKGNSPQAAPTFPELCCHTVEDMHIMNDRELISFKVREEDYKFQEETIIPFWEKRSIRKKIIDNMTPEWKSAYEAGIFTEFMEQRGPGHTVGSFKIYEKGFLDYKAEIEAAIAKLDFANDKEAFEKRNQLRGMAIACDAIMILGERYAAYARELAEKETDEIRKQELLQIAANCDVVPAHAPQTFWQAIQTYWFVHLSVTTELNPWDAYSPGRLDQHLNPFYEHDVAEGTLDDEKALELLECLWVKFNNQPAPPKVGITLKESSTYTDFANLNTGGITPDGENGVNRVSYLILDCMDEMKLLQPSSNVQISRKTPQKFLKRACEISRKGWGQPAFYNTEAIVQELLNAGKTLEDARRGGTSGCVETGAFGNEAYILTGYFNLPKIFELTLNNGYDKVAKKQLGLQLGYATEFKTFDELFDAYKKQIEYFLDIKIQGSNVIEKIYADYMPVPFLSIITNDCISKGKDYNAGGARYNTNYLQGVGIGTITDCVAAVKYNVYDEKKFTMEELMQALDDNFEGHEVIWNLVSNKTPKYGNDDPYADELMKEIFTFYQKSVTGRPNMKGGTYRINMLPTTCHVYFGEVMMASPNGRLAHKPVSEGISPEKGADVNGPTAVVKSASKMDHLQTGGTLLNQKFTPSVVAGEEGLDQMANLIRSYFNMDGHHIQFNVIDRQTLINAQKHPEDYKDLIVRVAGYSDHFRNLSKALQDEIIERTEQSFE; encoded by the coding sequence ATGGAAGAGAGAGGAATGAACGCAAGAATCAAAAATCTGCGCAGACGCAGTCTTGACACAGCGGCACATATTGATATGGAGCGTGCCAGAATTGAAACAGAGACATATAAGCAGTATGAGGGAGCTGTTTCTATTCCGGAATTAAGAGCGCTTGTGTTAAAAGAGTATTTTTCAAAGAAAACACTGTATATCGGAGAGGGAGAATTGATCGTCGGAGAGAAAGGAAATTCTCCACAGGCCGCACCGACATTTCCGGAACTTTGCTGTCACACGGTAGAAGATATGCACATTATGAATGATCGTGAATTGATCAGTTTTAAAGTGCGTGAAGAAGATTATAAATTCCAGGAAGAGACGATTATCCCATTTTGGGAGAAACGTTCTATCCGCAAAAAAATCATCGACAATATGACACCGGAATGGAAATCAGCTTATGAGGCAGGAATCTTTACAGAGTTCATGGAACAGCGCGGTCCTGGACATACGGTAGGTTCTTTTAAGATTTATGAAAAAGGCTTCCTGGATTACAAGGCTGAAATCGAAGCTGCAATCGCAAAACTTGACTTTGCAAATGATAAAGAAGCCTTTGAAAAACGGAATCAGTTAAGAGGTATGGCAATTGCCTGTGACGCGATCATGATTCTCGGAGAACGCTATGCGGCATATGCAAGAGAGCTTGCAGAGAAAGAAACAGATGAAATCAGAAAGCAAGAGCTGCTTCAGATTGCAGCAAACTGTGATGTCGTTCCGGCACATGCACCTCAGACATTCTGGCAGGCAATCCAGACATACTGGTTTGTACATTTGAGCGTAACGACAGAATTGAATCCGTGGGATGCTTACAGTCCGGGAAGATTGGATCAGCATTTGAATCCATTCTATGAGCATGATGTGGCAGAAGGTACTTTAGATGATGAGAAGGCATTGGAATTATTAGAGTGTCTCTGGGTAAAATTCAACAATCAGCCGGCTCCGCCGAAAGTAGGAATTACTCTGAAAGAGAGCAGTACCTACACAGATTTTGCAAACTTAAATACAGGAGGAATCACACCGGATGGAGAAAATGGTGTCAACCGCGTTAGCTATCTGATTCTTGACTGTATGGATGAAATGAAGCTGCTTCAGCCGAGTTCTAACGTGCAGATCAGCCGTAAGACGCCACAGAAATTCCTGAAACGTGCCTGTGAGATTTCCAGAAAAGGTTGGGGACAGCCTGCTTTCTACAATACAGAAGCAATCGTACAGGAGCTTTTGAATGCAGGTAAGACTTTGGAAGATGCCAGACGAGGCGGTACAAGCGGATGTGTTGAAACAGGTGCATTCGGAAATGAAGCATACATTCTGACAGGATATTTTAACTTGCCGAAGATTTTTGAGCTGACATTGAATAATGGTTATGATAAAGTTGCTAAGAAACAGCTTGGACTTCAGCTTGGTTATGCAACAGAATTCAAGACATTTGATGAACTTTTTGATGCCTATAAGAAACAGATTGAGTATTTCCTTGATATTAAGATTCAGGGAAGCAATGTCATCGAGAAGATTTATGCAGACTATATGCCGGTACCGTTCCTGTCAATTATTACAAACGATTGTATTTCTAAAGGAAAAGATTACAATGCAGGCGGCGCCCGCTACAATACAAATTATCTTCAGGGTGTTGGAATCGGAACAATTACAGACTGTGTTGCAGCTGTGAAATATAATGTTTATGACGAGAAGAAATTTACAATGGAAGAGCTGATGCAGGCGCTGGATGATAATTTTGAAGGCCATGAAGTGATCTGGAATCTCGTAAGCAATAAGACGCCGAAGTATGGAAATGATGATCCGTATGCAGATGAGCTTATGAAAGAGATCTTTACATTCTATCAGAAGAGTGTAACAGGACGTCCGAATATGAAGGGCGGTACATACCGCATTAACATGCTTCCGACAACCTGTCATGTATATTTTGGTGAAGTCATGATGGCAAGTCCAAATGGACGTCTGGCGCATAAGCCTGTTTCAGAAGGAATTTCTCCGGAGAAGGGCGCTGATGTGAATGGACCTACAGCGGTTGTAAAATCTGCTTCCAAGATGGATCACCTTCAGACAGGAGGAACGCTTCTGAATCAGAAGTTTACACCGAGTGTTGTTGCAGGAGAAGAAGGGCTTGACCAGATGGCAAATCTGATCCGTTCTTACTTCAATATGGATGGACATCACATTCAGTTTAATGTAATTGACCGTCAGACTTTAATCAATGCACAGAAACATCCGGAAGATTACAAAGATCTGATTGTTCGTGTAGCCGGATACAGCGATCATTTCCGTAACTTGAGCAAAGCACTTCAGGATGAGATTATTGAGCGTACAGAACAAAGCTTCGAATAA
- a CDS encoding glycyl-radical enzyme activating protein produces MTLITNIQKYSIHDGDGIRTSVFFKGCPLNCVWCHNPETQAFQKEVMYDEEKCVGCYRCAEACPEHAIKKIDGKVWTDKEICEQCGKCLDYCVRNLREIAGTEWEIEDLVKELKKDEMFYEESGGGVTLSGGEVMSQNMNYIEKLVKRLNQEGISVTIDTCGFAPYENFARILPYIDTFLYDIKVMDHEKHKKYIGVDNTLILDNVTRLSQAGARIYIRIPTIKEVNGDLESMGAIIAFLKENGIHPAQVNLLPYHNTGSGKYGKLGEHYEGSDLHTPSKEEMKEFQQLFIREGFQNTKIGG; encoded by the coding sequence ATGACGCTAATTACGAATATACAAAAATATTCCATTCACGACGGAGATGGGATCCGGACAAGTGTATTTTTTAAAGGATGCCCGTTAAATTGTGTGTGGTGCCATAATCCGGAGACACAGGCATTTCAGAAGGAAGTCATGTACGATGAAGAGAAATGTGTCGGATGCTATCGATGTGCAGAAGCCTGTCCGGAACATGCGATTAAGAAGATTGATGGGAAAGTATGGACGGATAAGGAAATCTGTGAGCAATGCGGAAAATGTCTTGATTATTGTGTGAGAAATCTCCGGGAAATTGCAGGAACGGAATGGGAGATTGAAGACCTCGTGAAAGAACTGAAAAAAGATGAGATGTTTTACGAGGAATCAGGAGGCGGTGTGACTTTATCCGGCGGAGAAGTCATGTCTCAGAATATGAATTATATAGAAAAACTTGTGAAAAGGCTGAATCAGGAAGGGATTTCTGTTACAATAGATACATGTGGATTTGCACCGTATGAGAACTTTGCGAGAATCCTTCCGTATATTGATACATTTTTATATGATATAAAAGTTATGGACCATGAGAAACACAAAAAATATATCGGAGTGGATAATACATTGATTCTGGACAATGTCACCAGGCTCAGTCAGGCAGGAGCAAGAATTTATATCCGGATTCCTACGATCAAAGAAGTAAACGGTGATTTGGAGAGCATGGGTGCAATCATTGCGTTTTTAAAAGAAAATGGAATTCATCCGGCACAGGTCAATCTCCTTCCGTATCATAATACAGGTTCCGGAAAGTATGGTAAGCTTGGGGAGCACTATGAAGGCTCAGATCTTCATACACCATCGAAAGAAGAGATGAAAGAGTTTCAGCAGTTGTTTATCCGTGAAGGATTTCAGAATACAAAAATAGGAGGTTAA